A single uncultured Acetobacterium sp. DNA region contains:
- a CDS encoding GTP-binding protein has protein sequence MKVIILGGFLGSGKTSVVIQLARHVIGADSENRTKVVILENEIGDVSIDDKILQSSGYEVANLFSGCVCCTMAGELVLGLHNIIRDFNPELIIMEATGVAYPDNIKKTIGQSLPDLDCHITCVTDAKRWLRLLRPMEMLLEGQLDAAEVILLNKVDLVDEDTLSTVEESIRTFNNDAAFFKVSAAQTIDPIVFKAILGTE, from the coding sequence ATGAAAGTAATAATTTTAGGCGGATTTCTGGGATCTGGAAAAACAAGTGTCGTGATCCAACTGGCCAGACATGTCATCGGTGCTGATTCCGAAAACAGAACAAAGGTGGTCATTCTGGAAAACGAAATTGGCGACGTCAGCATTGATGACAAAATTCTGCAAAGCAGTGGTTATGAGGTTGCCAATCTGTTTTCTGGATGTGTCTGCTGTACCATGGCGGGAGAGCTTGTTCTCGGGCTTCACAATATCATCCGGGATTTTAACCCCGAGCTGATCATTATGGAAGCAACCGGTGTGGCCTACCCTGATAATATCAAAAAAACCATCGGTCAGTCTTTACCTGATCTTGATTGCCACATCACCTGCGTGACGGACGCCAAACGCTGGCTGCGCCTGCTTCGACCCATGGAAATGCTGTTGGAAGGTCAACTGGATGCGGCGGAAGTTATTCTGCTTAACAAAGTTGATCTGGTCGATGAGGATACCTTATCGACAGTGGAAGAATCGATCCGAACATTTAATAATGATGCCGCCTTTTTTAAAGTCAGCGCTGCTCAAACTATTGATCCGATTGTTTTTAAAGCCATCCTGGGCACTGAATAA